A DNA window from Amycolatopsis sp. DSM 110486 contains the following coding sequences:
- a CDS encoding peptidoglycan-binding protein: MATSQNGWPATEDRGEIGICALSVNNAQFPGGVKDGDVRTVLEYVANQFHARVEPLDADACWGYYYRPIRGSQTVSNHASGTALDFNAPHHPQGKRDTFTPAQIAEIRKILAEVGGAVTWGGEWDPASVDEMHFEISGDDKAVAEAAARLKSGGSGPRPTVQNGDKGDQVKAVQRAVGVTEDGVFGGETLAAVKKFQQRHGLAADGVVGPATWAALDGAGGPAGVARATLDAGSSGADVTYLQNLLNKLYPAYSKLAVDGQYGPATAGVVREFQKRAGLAVDGVVGPQTWAKLAGG; this comes from the coding sequence ATGGCAACGTCGCAAAACGGGTGGCCGGCGACTGAGGATCGCGGCGAGATCGGCATCTGTGCCCTGTCGGTCAACAACGCCCAGTTCCCCGGCGGCGTGAAGGACGGGGACGTGCGCACCGTGCTGGAGTACGTGGCGAACCAGTTCCACGCCCGGGTCGAGCCGCTCGACGCGGATGCCTGCTGGGGCTACTACTACCGGCCGATCCGCGGCTCGCAGACGGTCAGCAACCACGCCTCCGGCACCGCGCTCGACTTCAACGCCCCTCACCACCCGCAGGGCAAGCGGGACACGTTCACCCCCGCGCAGATCGCCGAGATCCGGAAGATCCTCGCCGAGGTCGGCGGGGCCGTCACGTGGGGCGGCGAGTGGGACCCCGCGAGCGTCGACGAGATGCACTTCGAGATCTCCGGCGACGACAAGGCGGTCGCGGAGGCCGCCGCCCGGTTGAAAAGCGGCGGATCTGGACCCCGTCCGACTGTCCAAAATGGCGACAAGGGAGACCAGGTCAAGGCCGTTCAGCGCGCGGTCGGAGTCACCGAAGACGGGGTATTCGGAGGTGAAACCCTGGCCGCTGTCAAGAAGTTCCAGCAGCGCCACGGCCTCGCCGCAGACGGAGTCGTGGGCCCTGCCACTTGGGCTGCCCTTGACGGCGCTGGCGGGCCTGCTGGTGTGGCGCGCGCGACGCTTGACGCTGGTAGCAGCGGAGCAGACGTCACCTACCTCCAGAACCTGCTCAACAAGCTCTACCCGGCGTACTCGAAGCTCGCCGTCGATGGCCAGTACGGGCCGGCGACCGCCGGAGTCGTGCGGGAGTTCCAGAAACGCGCCGGGCTCGCCGTGGACGGCGTGGTGGGGCCGCAGACGTGGGCGAAACTGGCCGGAGGGTGA
- a CDS encoding DUF2505 domain-containing protein, producing MSESIEYGADFSHPFDAVYTAMTSKDSIQQVVNQFGGGGAKLLDYAGDASNLTYKAEVTIKSDSLPWLARHLHPGDLVVNLTQKWVKTGADTAAGTVSAALSDQDGDPVTANTSLQAAGEHTSWLVKGTVSVDGIMGGKVAKLIADQVHDLLGSEAGYLQLLLNKAA from the coding sequence ATGTCTGAATCGATTGAGTACGGCGCGGACTTCAGCCATCCGTTCGACGCCGTGTACACCGCGATGACCTCGAAGGACTCCATCCAGCAGGTCGTGAACCAGTTCGGCGGGGGCGGCGCGAAGCTGCTCGACTACGCCGGCGACGCCAGCAACCTCACCTACAAGGCGGAGGTGACCATCAAGAGCGACAGCCTGCCGTGGCTCGCGCGCCACCTGCACCCGGGCGACCTGGTGGTCAACCTGACACAGAAGTGGGTCAAGACCGGCGCCGACACCGCGGCCGGCACAGTGTCGGCCGCCCTCTCCGATCAGGATGGTGATCCGGTCACGGCGAACACGTCACTCCAGGCGGCCGGCGAACACACCAGCTGGCTGGTCAAGGGAACGGTGTCGGTGGACGGGATCATGGGCGGCAAGGTCGCCAAGCTGATCGCCGACCAGGTCCACGACTTGCTCGGCAGCGAAGCAGGTTACCTTCAGCTGCTCCTGAACAAGGCAGCCTGA
- a CDS encoding cupin domain-containing protein, giving the protein MDHHLITAVEKALGWNGPQSLGQGFAHGSMADPALCQRLLTPTRLLDTIMRRSLSSPQFRCFQNGEEIHPDRYLADVATRRGPSRTMARMDRLGQLMKSGCTVVLDTLDTFDPTMEITCQAMQWWSRELVQVNVYLTTNDAAGFNMHWDDHDVIVIQLGGEKSWEVRGTSRTAPMYRDTERSTEPPADVLWSGTMKTGDVMHIPRGYWHQATRTARGNGYSLHATFGFVKRTGVDWLSWMADQSRHQEMFRLDLGRWAAPEDQTTESWRLLSAIPALTVSRPPAEYLAARERERPSRRHVTTLGVFGPVTDVVCMTDFPPQFEHKADTIEVLAAGKVLTFAAPAEPVLRLLLSGRPANLDEVSRLTGLDAHAVSGPLLEMGLCAELTEELASGFAGFVDQA; this is encoded by the coding sequence ATGGATCATCACCTGATCACGGCGGTCGAGAAAGCACTTGGCTGGAACGGGCCGCAGAGCCTCGGCCAAGGGTTCGCGCACGGGAGCATGGCCGACCCGGCGCTGTGCCAGCGACTGCTCACGCCCACACGACTGCTCGACACGATCATGCGGCGGTCGCTGTCTTCCCCGCAGTTCCGGTGCTTCCAGAACGGCGAGGAGATACACCCGGACCGCTACCTCGCCGACGTCGCCACACGACGGGGACCAAGCAGAACGATGGCGCGGATGGACCGCTTGGGCCAGCTGATGAAGTCCGGCTGCACGGTCGTGCTCGACACGCTCGACACGTTCGACCCCACGATGGAAATCACCTGCCAGGCGATGCAGTGGTGGTCACGAGAACTCGTGCAGGTCAACGTGTACCTGACGACCAACGACGCCGCCGGATTCAACATGCACTGGGACGACCACGACGTCATCGTGATCCAGCTGGGGGGCGAAAAGTCCTGGGAGGTGCGCGGGACCTCACGCACGGCGCCCATGTACCGCGACACCGAACGGTCCACGGAGCCGCCCGCCGACGTCCTGTGGTCCGGCACCATGAAAACCGGCGACGTCATGCACATCCCACGCGGCTACTGGCACCAAGCAACCCGAACCGCGCGCGGGAACGGCTACAGCCTGCACGCCACCTTCGGCTTCGTGAAGCGGACCGGGGTCGACTGGCTGAGCTGGATGGCAGACCAATCCCGCCACCAGGAGATGTTCCGCCTTGACCTCGGGCGGTGGGCAGCTCCGGAGGACCAAACCACGGAAAGCTGGCGCCTGCTCTCGGCGATACCCGCCCTCACGGTCAGCCGCCCGCCGGCGGAGTACTTGGCCGCCCGCGAGCGCGAACGCCCCTCCCGCCGGCACGTCACCACGTTGGGCGTGTTCGGCCCGGTGACCGACGTGGTGTGCATGACGGACTTCCCACCTCAGTTCGAGCACAAGGCCGACACGATCGAAGTGCTGGCAGCAGGGAAGGTCCTGACCTTCGCAGCCCCGGCCGAACCCGTCCTCCGCCTGCTCCTGTCCGGTCGCCCTGCCAACCTCGACGAGGTCTCCCGTCTCACCGGGCTCGACGCGCACGCGGTTTCAGGACCGCTGCTCGAGATGGGCTTGTGCGCCGAGCTGACCGAAGAACTCGCATCCGGGTTTGCCGGCTTCGTCGACCAGGCCTGA
- a CDS encoding GNAT family N-acetyltransferase gives MFDTSRTRRSGARSEFGPEDLPVRPALWHELTPTGGLVIHPPNSCPRRHLVSEHGSFSWITALQLHSLHCETCRTEGHPDHVWAVKDPAYEQATPDEADGAGLELVATPPTTTASGRIELHLTGHVVGIATMTICDRDRTGVLEHVHVEPRNRRRGYGRILAWAAFSRYDWSTEGPRWVRGDRRVRALAAMRRGTGYTWTTLAVADTGEARGFADALQLPQVGVPMYCQHHAER, from the coding sequence GTGTTCGACACTAGCCGAACGCGCCGGTCAGGCGCGCGCAGCGAATTCGGTCCCGAGGACCTGCCGGTCCGCCCTGCGCTGTGGCACGAACTGACGCCCACGGGTGGTCTCGTCATTCACCCGCCGAACAGCTGCCCTCGCCGGCACCTCGTCTCCGAACACGGCTCATTCTCGTGGATCACCGCACTCCAGCTGCATTCCCTCCACTGCGAAACCTGCCGCACCGAAGGCCACCCGGATCACGTGTGGGCCGTCAAGGATCCCGCGTACGAGCAGGCCACCCCCGACGAAGCGGACGGCGCCGGCCTTGAGCTCGTCGCCACACCACCCACGACGACGGCGTCCGGCCGGATCGAACTCCACCTCACCGGCCACGTCGTCGGCATCGCGACGATGACCATCTGCGACCGCGACCGAACCGGTGTCCTCGAACACGTACACGTCGAGCCCAGGAACCGGCGCCGCGGGTACGGGCGGATCCTCGCGTGGGCGGCGTTCAGCCGCTACGACTGGTCCACCGAAGGCCCGCGTTGGGTGCGAGGTGACCGGCGCGTGCGGGCGCTGGCGGCGATGCGCCGCGGCACCGGCTACACGTGGACGACGCTCGCGGTGGCCGACACGGGCGAAGCGCGAGGGTTCGCCGATGCGCTGCAATTACCGCAGGTCGGCGTGCCGATGTACTGCCAACACCACGCGGAGCGGTAA
- the ligD gene encoding non-homologous end-joining DNA ligase: protein MPYAIPPMLAVDGELPAGSGSGWSVEWKWDGFRGCLCVGPDGATRLTSRNGNDLTRSFPDLAGAFADALGGRVGVLDGEIVVLNEEGRPDFGLLQVRHQLRPRRELLASHPAAFYAFDLLMLGREMLLHEPYERRRELLVGLGPLDSPHAVITPAYRDVDPQRLLEIARAHHLEGLVAKRVGSRYLPGRRSRDWIKRPLINTLDVVVCGWRPGRGSRAHTVGSLVLGAREKGGRLRLVGDVGSGFTRHTLDDLERLLSRIGRPDSPFPDPVPAEYARGTRWVEPLIVGEVAFRSWTREGRMRHVAWRGFRGVER from the coding sequence ATGCCGTACGCCATCCCGCCGATGCTGGCCGTCGACGGCGAGCTACCTGCCGGATCGGGTTCCGGCTGGTCGGTGGAATGGAAGTGGGACGGATTCCGGGGTTGCCTGTGCGTCGGCCCGGACGGCGCCACCAGGCTCACGAGCCGGAATGGGAACGACCTCACCCGATCCTTTCCCGATCTCGCGGGCGCGTTCGCCGACGCCCTCGGCGGGCGAGTTGGAGTGCTCGATGGGGAGATCGTGGTCCTCAACGAAGAGGGCCGGCCGGACTTTGGTCTGCTCCAGGTGCGCCACCAGCTCCGACCCCGGCGCGAGTTGCTGGCGAGCCACCCGGCCGCGTTTTACGCCTTCGACCTGCTCATGCTCGGCCGGGAGATGCTGTTGCACGAGCCTTATGAGCGGCGGCGCGAGTTGTTGGTGGGCCTGGGGCCGCTCGACTCCCCGCACGCGGTGATCACCCCGGCGTATCGCGACGTTGATCCGCAGCGGCTGCTCGAGATCGCCCGAGCGCACCACCTGGAAGGTCTGGTCGCCAAGCGGGTCGGGTCCCGCTACCTGCCCGGCCGGCGCTCCCGGGACTGGATCAAGCGGCCCTTGATCAACACTCTGGACGTCGTCGTGTGCGGGTGGCGGCCCGGCCGCGGCAGCCGCGCGCACACGGTCGGCAGCCTCGTTCTGGGCGCGCGGGAGAAGGGCGGCCGGTTGCGGCTCGTCGGCGATGTCGGTAGCGGCTTCACTCGGCACACCCTCGACGACCTGGAGCGGCTGCTCTCCCGGATCGGTCGTCCGGACAGCCCGTTCCCCGATCCTGTGCCGGCCGAGTATGCGCGCGGGACACGGTGGGTTGAGCCGCTCATCGTGGGAGAGGTGGCCTTCCGGTCTTGGACACGTGAGGGCCGGATGCGGCATGTGGCGTGGCGTGGATTCCGAGGCGTTGAGCGGTGA
- a CDS encoding GntR family transcriptional regulator, whose protein sequence is MHTYELIAQTLATEIDNGTWPAGSLLPTLAELEKRFSASRITVRGALEQLDKRGYVYTGRAEGRRGTVVRHRGRTSIVANLAIRPDRPNSDTSDAFIEAAELAGRTPSKRFERRIEIPPKAIADRLGIAPDEPVVARTLTQLLDEEPWSIEVGHYPMDLAREVGLDVETDIKGGTARALEAAGYKEIAHFDEVTDETADADEAYRLAVPIGSPLLVVVRTAATADRVTRVMRYLRLGGRTRLIWEQGAREGLDVIAAARNRGTE, encoded by the coding sequence GTGCACACCTACGAGCTCATCGCCCAGACGCTCGCGACCGAGATCGACAACGGAACCTGGCCAGCAGGCAGCCTGCTCCCCACCCTGGCTGAGCTGGAGAAACGGTTCTCGGCTTCGCGCATCACCGTGCGGGGCGCGCTCGAGCAACTCGACAAGCGGGGGTACGTCTACACCGGCCGGGCGGAGGGGCGACGCGGCACAGTCGTCCGCCACCGGGGGCGCACGTCCATCGTCGCCAACCTCGCGATCCGACCTGACCGGCCGAACAGCGACACCTCCGACGCCTTCATCGAAGCCGCCGAACTCGCCGGCCGGACACCCAGCAAGAGGTTCGAGCGTCGCATCGAGATCCCGCCCAAGGCGATCGCCGACCGGCTGGGCATCGCCCCCGATGAACCCGTCGTGGCCCGCACCCTCACGCAGCTGCTCGACGAGGAACCCTGGAGCATCGAGGTCGGCCACTACCCGATGGACCTCGCGCGCGAAGTCGGACTCGACGTCGAAACCGACATCAAGGGCGGTACCGCCCGTGCCCTCGAAGCCGCGGGCTACAAGGAGATCGCCCACTTCGATGAGGTCACCGACGAAACCGCGGACGCCGATGAGGCGTACCGCCTCGCTGTCCCGATCGGCAGCCCGTTGCTCGTGGTTGTCCGCACCGCGGCGACGGCCGACCGCGTCACCCGCGTCATGCGCTACCTGCGACTCGGCGGCCGTACCCGGCTGATCTGGGAGCAGGGCGCCCGCGAAGGGCTCGACGTCATCGCCGCCGCACGTAACCGGGGGACCGAGTGA
- a CDS encoding GNAT family N-acetyltransferase: MTSYVMRRAAAEDLPAVMSLLDARTQWLRARDTDQWSTRAFQPVMEGAIERGETWLLCEDGQAVATLTMNTTADPDFWTHDEQTTPAFYLSKLATSLDHKGRGLGALLIDWAAGYACEHGILWLRWDVWRTNVELQNYYRSIGATPLRVVNIPGRYSGALFELSATPRADLGITTIAHTEQLPQT; this comes from the coding sequence GTGACCAGCTACGTCATGCGCCGCGCGGCGGCCGAAGACCTGCCGGCCGTCATGTCCCTGCTCGACGCACGAACGCAATGGCTGCGCGCACGCGACACCGATCAGTGGTCGACCCGCGCGTTCCAGCCCGTCATGGAAGGCGCCATCGAGCGCGGCGAAACCTGGCTGCTCTGCGAAGACGGTCAGGCCGTCGCGACGCTGACGATGAACACGACCGCCGACCCCGACTTCTGGACCCACGACGAGCAGACGACTCCGGCGTTCTACCTCTCGAAGCTGGCCACCAGCCTCGACCACAAGGGGCGGGGACTCGGCGCGCTACTGATCGACTGGGCCGCCGGCTACGCCTGCGAGCACGGGATCCTGTGGCTGCGCTGGGACGTGTGGCGCACGAACGTCGAGCTGCAGAACTACTACCGCAGCATCGGCGCGACCCCGCTCCGCGTCGTCAACATCCCGGGCCGGTACTCCGGCGCGCTCTTCGAGCTGAGCGCCACGCCCCGCGCGGACCTGGGGATCACCACGATTGCCCACACCGAGCAGTTGCCGCAGACCTAA